The genome window tTATATGTAATAGTATCTTTTAAGATTCTTGAACACATTAATGATAAACATTTCTCTTAGTCTAAAATAGATTGTTGATAGATCATCATTTTATGTGAATAAACCAAATACTTAATGTTACAGGACAGGTGTACTATCTTCCTTTGGATAGAGTCTTTTATTTGCCAGACAGAATGTCAACTTCCAACATTAGTGATGACAGGCTCCCATCGACTCTCTTCCTGATGGGGATCCCAGGACTGGAGTGGGCACACACCTGGATTGCCATTCCCTTTTGTGCCATGTATCTGGTAGCACTGGCTGGGAATGCTACCCTCATCTTTGTCATTGTCATGGACAACGTATTTCATGCACCCATGTACATCTTCCTTTGCCTTCTCTCACTCACTGACTTGGCACTCAGCTCTACCACTGTCCCCAAAATGCTGGCTATCTTGTGGTTTCATGCTGGAGAGATTTCCTTTGGTGGCTGCCTTGCCCAGATGTTTTGTGTCCATTCTATCTATGCTCTGGAGTCCTCAATTCTTCTTGCCATGGCCTTTGATCGATATGTGGCTATCTGCAACCCACTCAGATACACAATTATCCTCAACCATACAATCATAGGTAAGATTGGCCTTGCTGGGATATTCCGCAGTGTGGCTGTTGTCTCCCCCTTCATCTTTTTATTGAGGAGATTGTCCTACTGTCAGCACCATGTCATGGCACACACATACTGTGAGCACATGGGCATTGCTCGACTGGCCTGTGCAAACATCACTGTCAATGTTGTCTATGGGCTGACTGTGGCCTTACTGGCCGTGGGTCTGGACTCTATTCTCATTACTATCTCCTATGGTTTTATTCTCCGTGCTGTCTTTCGTCTTCCATCCCACGATGCCCAGCACAAGGCACTGAGCACTTGTGGCTCCCACCTTGGTGTCATCCTGGTCTTCTACATTCctgccttcttctccttcctcacccacCGTTTTGGCCAACACCGAGTCCCCAAGCATGTGCACATCTTTCTGGCTAATCTCTATGTGCTGGTGCCTCCTGTGCTCAACCCACTCATCTATGGGGCTAGGACTAAGGATATTCGGAGTCGACTTATAAGACTGtttcatttgaaaatttcaatATGAACTCTGAGAAAAGGTTGGAAATAAGAAGAGTAAATTTGTATGGTAGCTGTCTCAATGCATGTACATCGGCAGAAACCTATGATATCAGAGGACTGTGTTTATATGGGTGCAAACTCTGAAAAGGCCAGAAGAGTTGGAGATATCAATAATTACGTTGAAATGTCTTTTTATCCTGAGGTTCTTTGAGCAACTCTGAATAgcccagaaaggtaaaaatatttttaattttgtctcaGAAATATCTATGATTTACAAAATAGTGAGTCAATTACTGTTCTGAAAGGAGTCTCAGTTTCATGGTAAAAATTGTCTACTCTCagttcaaatagaaaaaaaaatatttgaggtaaATTGAATTGAGATCCAATAGTTTGAGTGATTAAGCACACAGGATCTCAAATCAAAgtgcctggatttgaatcctggttccTTCACTCCCTAGTTTTGTGGCCTTGAGCAttttgttaaatctttttatGCCTCAGTTTGACAAACTGTTAAATGAAGGATAACGACAATATATAACTCTTAACGTTGTAGTGaggaataaatacatttaaaaatgtccttAACATTTAACatgctcaataaaataaatatgaaaaagttatctgatctttttaaatattattagccAAAGTACAACTTACTTAAGGCTGTTGTATATTATATCACTTCACAGGATTAGTATGATAAAGATATaacacattttcaaatatttagacAGTGCTTGTGATATGAATAGTGttctttaaaactctattttCTCTACTTCTCTAGACTTCCATTTTGAAATACCTTTCTTTTTAGCCATAAAGTAATTTCTTATTTAAGATTTAAGGAAGATTGTTCAGAGGCCAGGTACTGTTCAAAATAATTCTTTCCTGGCCGGTTCattcagcggtaaagcgtcggcctggcgtgcgggggacccgggttcaattcccggccagggcacataggagaagcacccatttgcttctccacccccccctccttcctctctgtctctctcttcccctcccgcagccaaggctccattggagcaaagatggcccgggcgctggggatggctccttggcctctgccccaggcgctagagtggctctggtcgcggcagagcgatgccccggaggggcagagcatcaccccctggtgggcagagcatcgcccccggtgggcgtgccgggtggatccaggtcaggcgcatgcgggagtctgtctgactgtctctccccatttccagcttcagaaaaatacaaaaaaaataaaaattaaaaaaaataaaaataaaataattctttattgctTTATTAACCTCAGTTCTAAAATACAGAAATTAGTCCACAGAAACTGCTCCCAATGGCCCCCAAATAACCCTAAGTTTAGGTATTTGTATGGACAATATCTCATATATTATCCAGAGTTTTTTGATGAAAAGAAATGTGATGTGTGTATCCAAATAGACTTGAATTTAAATTTTGACTTTCTCTTTTACTAACAGCTGCATAAATTAGGGCACACCACTTAACCCCAACCTTAGTATCATTGTGCATTATTgttccttaataaaaaaaataagcacttaataaaaattagtgGTAGTTGatagtatttaattaaaaatctttaatttatgAAAACTATGCTATGTTTATTATAATTGCATGTTCTAAAAtcatttatattgtttatatattt of Saccopteryx bilineata isolate mSacBil1 chromosome 1, mSacBil1_pri_phased_curated, whole genome shotgun sequence contains these proteins:
- the LOC136318455 gene encoding LOW QUALITY PROTEIN: olfactory receptor 52D1-like (The sequence of the model RefSeq protein was modified relative to this genomic sequence to represent the inferred CDS: deleted 2 bases in 1 codon), with the protein product MLQDRCTIFLWIVFYLPDRMSTSNISDDRLPSTLFLMGIPGLEWAHTWIAIPFCAMYLVALAGNATLIFVIVMDNVFHAPMYIFLCLLSLTDLALSSTTVPKMLAILWFHAGEISFGGCLAQMFCVHSIYALESSILLAMAFDRYVAICNPLRYTIILNHTIIGKIGLAGIFRSVAVVSPFIFLLRRLSYCQHHVMAHTYCEHMGIARLACANITVNVVYGLTVALLAVGLDSILITISYGFILRAVFRLPSHDAQHKALSTCGSHLGVILVFYIPAFFSFLTHRFGQHRVPKHVHIFLANLYVLVPPVLNPLIYGARTKDIRSRLIRLFHLKISI